A single window of Methanomassiliicoccales archaeon DNA harbors:
- a CDS encoding carboxymuconolactone decarboxylase family protein, with protein MAETPQDDKVGTCRKSRHKCDLEEKIGYVPLALTGAGKIDEEIGGNLEKVIADLYDDVWKEGALTRKEKHLIALAVALAERQEGQTHKVLEKAKRAGASDAEIYETLKLVLWLRGVPCFVQGERMLAGMIGR; from the coding sequence ATGGCAGAAACACCGCAGGATGACAAGGTTGGAACATGCCGGAAATCCCGTCACAAATGCGACCTCGAGGAGAAGATCGGTTATGTCCCTCTCGCCCTGACCGGGGCAGGAAAGATCGACGAGGAGATCGGCGGGAACCTGGAGAAGGTCATAGCAGACCTCTACGACGATGTATGGAAGGAGGGCGCCTTGACCAGGAAGGAGAAACATCTTATCGCTTTGGCCGTCGCCCTTGCGGAAAGACAGGAGGGCCAGACCCACAAGGTCCTGGAGAAGGCCAAACGGGCCGGAGCCAGTGACGCAGAGATATACGAAACGCTGAAGCTCGTGCTCTGGCTGAGGGGAGTTCCCTGTTTTGTTCAGGGAGAAAGGATGCTGGCAGGTATGATCGGTCGATGA
- a CDS encoding hemerythrin domain-containing protein — protein sequence MPSGFELYKNIHKGQRFEMFRISDLAGQAEPEDPESLTRLSARIAAFRDELRNHAHTEETYVHPILAQRVPGGARKLEQDHTVMHRQLDDLVAMTETMMSNKSIPSTEGKALFQELYLAWNRFVAFYLEHIDYEEEQAQPELWRLCSDEEVKGIFGHIIGSEAPEMLAFDLGIMLPAVSRGERVEMVRALDNAPPEMMKMFSGISQKVLSPEDYEDLRSRGGLP from the coding sequence ATGCCATCAGGCTTTGAGCTCTATAAGAACATACACAAAGGCCAGCGCTTTGAGATGTTCCGCATATCAGACCTGGCCGGTCAGGCCGAGCCGGAAGATCCAGAGAGCCTTACAAGGTTGAGCGCCCGAATAGCAGCGTTCCGAGATGAACTGCGCAATCATGCCCATACTGAGGAGACCTATGTCCATCCTATCCTGGCCCAGCGCGTTCCCGGAGGTGCCCGTAAACTGGAACAGGACCACACGGTGATGCACAGGCAATTGGATGACCTTGTCGCCATGACGGAAACGATGATGTCGAACAAGTCCATCCCGTCGACTGAAGGCAAGGCACTGTTCCAGGAACTCTACCTGGCCTGGAACCGCTTCGTGGCTTTCTACCTCGAACACATAGACTACGAAGAGGAACAGGCTCAGCCGGAACTTTGGCGGCTGTGCAGCGACGAAGAGGTGAAGGGTATCTTCGGCCATATCATCGGGTCAGAAGCACCCGAGATGCTGGCGTTCGACCTGGGCATCATGCTTCCGGCCGTAAGCAGAGGGGAGAGGGTTGAAATGGTCAGGGCCCTGGATAATGCTCCGCCCGAGATGATGAAGATGTTCAGCGGGATTTCGCAAAAGGTCTTGTCTCCAGAGGATTACGAGGACCTGAGGTCAAGGGGAGGTCTCCCATAG
- a CDS encoding ABC transporter permease, with product MISGKRILADFKVYSRGYLRNRIGLFFGLVFPVILILIFGAIFSGNSGGTVDVYMQNQDSGPFSVPQMNVAGQFLKALNATHTLKVIMVDPSLDLPKYLADHSASDGIIIPAGFSANYLAAHQVNITVFGNPASTSSSIVAGTVNGVSNLFNLQRFNGTSVIGLTQTTVNTQQTKYIDFLIPGLIGFSILVSPMFSLTNISSEYKKTKLFKQLSLTPLTKMEWLLSKVMWYIVLSAISFVLMVTVGILAFDAHITLTIWILPFLLIGPTLFAALGMLVGTVSKNPETAGVVGNIVTFPMMFLSGTFFPISIMPMYLQGIAHVLPLFYVIEGINNVMVYGNIGAALADMAIILVITAVVFVAAVRLFKWRED from the coding sequence ATGATCAGCGGAAAACGCATCCTCGCCGATTTCAAGGTCTACAGCAGAGGCTACCTGCGCAACCGGATCGGGCTGTTCTTCGGACTGGTTTTCCCGGTCATCCTGATCCTGATCTTCGGCGCCATTTTCTCCGGCAATTCGGGCGGCACCGTCGACGTCTATATGCAGAACCAGGACAGCGGGCCGTTCTCGGTGCCGCAGATGAATGTCGCGGGTCAATTCCTGAAAGCGCTGAACGCCACCCACACCCTGAAAGTTATCATGGTGGATCCGTCTCTGGACCTGCCCAAATACCTGGCGGATCATTCCGCCTCTGACGGCATCATCATCCCGGCGGGATTCTCGGCCAACTATCTGGCTGCTCATCAGGTGAACATCACGGTCTTCGGAAACCCGGCATCGACCAGCAGCAGCATAGTCGCCGGAACGGTCAACGGGGTGTCCAACCTGTTCAACCTGCAACGCTTCAACGGCACGAGCGTCATCGGCCTGACGCAGACCACGGTCAACACCCAGCAGACCAAATACATCGATTTCCTGATCCCTGGGCTTATCGGCTTCTCGATACTGGTCAGCCCGATGTTCTCCCTTACCAACATTTCCTCGGAATATAAGAAGACCAAGCTGTTCAAGCAGCTCAGCCTCACGCCGCTGACGAAGATGGAATGGCTGCTGTCGAAGGTCATGTGGTACATCGTCCTGTCCGCGATCTCATTCGTCCTGATGGTGACCGTCGGCATCCTGGCGTTCGACGCCCACATTACCCTGACCATCTGGATCCTGCCATTCCTGCTGATAGGCCCTACGCTCTTCGCAGCCCTGGGCATGCTGGTCGGAACGGTGTCCAAGAACCCGGAGACGGCCGGCGTGGTGGGCAACATCGTGACCTTCCCGATGATGTTCCTATCCGGGACGTTCTTCCCCATCAGCATCATGCCGATGTACCTGCAAGGCATCGCGCACGTGCTGCCGCTGTTCTATGTGATCGAAGGGATCAACAACGTCATGGTGTATGGGAACATCGGCGCCGCACTGGCCGACATGGCAATTATACTGGTCATAACGGCAGTTGTCTTCGTTGCGGCGGTAAGGCTTTTCAAATGGAGAGAGGACTAG
- a CDS encoding ABC transporter ATP-binding protein — protein sequence MNPIEVTELKKHYGDIKAVDGISFSVKGGEVFGLLGPNGAGKTTTIEILEGLRKKDGGEATVLGLDPWESGYKLHRKIGVIPQEFTFFDKTSPREAILYYAMLFDIEVDPDKILKDVLLEESANVHFDNLSGGQKRKTGLALSLVNSPELLFLDEPTTGLDPNARRAVWEVIRGLKEKGKTIVLTTHYLDEAQVLSDRVAIVDHGRIVAMGTSDEIIREHGSGERLEIRGSKELADHIQENTKLKVTFNTGEISIKMDRKTDALTALESAESSGMEWGDIRTRRDSLDDVFVKLVSGIVDERGELKRRTNNGPREGGGGQ from the coding sequence TTGAACCCTATCGAAGTCACAGAACTGAAAAAGCACTACGGTGACATAAAAGCAGTCGACGGCATCTCGTTCAGTGTCAAGGGGGGAGAGGTGTTCGGCCTCCTGGGACCGAACGGGGCCGGAAAGACCACCACCATAGAGATCCTGGAGGGCCTGAGGAAAAAGGATGGCGGAGAGGCCACCGTGCTCGGCCTGGACCCGTGGGAGAGCGGGTACAAGCTCCACCGGAAGATCGGCGTCATTCCACAGGAGTTCACCTTCTTCGACAAGACCAGCCCCCGGGAGGCGATCCTCTATTATGCCATGCTCTTTGATATCGAGGTCGATCCAGACAAGATCCTCAAGGATGTTCTATTGGAAGAATCGGCCAATGTCCATTTCGACAACCTCTCCGGGGGACAGAAACGCAAGACCGGGCTGGCACTGTCCCTGGTCAACTCTCCGGAGCTTCTGTTCCTGGACGAGCCTACGACCGGCCTGGACCCCAACGCCAGGAGGGCGGTCTGGGAGGTGATCCGGGGTCTTAAGGAAAAAGGCAAGACCATCGTGCTCACCACCCACTATCTGGACGAGGCGCAGGTGCTCTCCGACCGAGTGGCCATCGTGGACCATGGGCGCATCGTGGCGATGGGCACGTCGGACGAGATCATCAGAGAACACGGCTCCGGGGAGCGGCTGGAGATACGCGGGAGCAAGGAGCTTGCAGATCACATCCAGGAGAACACCAAGCTGAAGGTGACGTTCAATACCGGAGAGATCAGCATCAAAATGGACCGGAAGACGGATGCCTTGACGGCATTGGAGTCGGCCGAGAGCTCGGGTATGGAGTGGGGCGACATCCGCACCCGGAGGGACAGCCTGGACGATGTGTTCGTAAAACTGGTGAGCGGGATCGTGGATGAGCGTGGAGAGCTGAAGAGGAGAACGAACAACGGGCCTCGGGAAGGAGGTGGTGGCCAATGA
- a CDS encoding DUF488 domain-containing protein, with protein sequence MIGLKRVYEPSSPDDGTRVLVDRLWPRGVSKSKAAVDVWLKEVAPSPDLRKWFSHEDAKWDEFRERYWKELEANPANVQKLKDMADKGKITLIFSTRDEVRNSAAILRDFLTRSDESG encoded by the coding sequence ATGATCGGCTTGAAGAGGGTGTACGAACCGTCAAGCCCGGATGATGGCACGAGGGTTCTGGTCGACCGGTTATGGCCCAGGGGCGTTTCGAAGTCCAAGGCGGCGGTGGACGTTTGGCTCAAGGAGGTCGCTCCATCTCCTGACCTCAGAAAGTGGTTCTCGCATGAAGATGCCAAATGGGATGAGTTCCGGGAAAGGTACTGGAAAGAGCTGGAGGCCAATCCTGCGAACGTCCAGAAATTGAAGGATATGGCCGACAAGGGAAAGATCACCCTGATATTCTCCACCCGGGACGAGGTACGGAACAGTGCTGCCATACTTCGGGATTTCCTGACCAGGTCCGACGAATCCGGTTGA
- a CDS encoding cupin domain-containing protein: protein MFYRRCDDGYRTRAPGISRKTLTYGNHTLFTEFRLKADCLFPSHSHLQEQTGYLVSGSMRLTIGTEESMVGPGDSWNIPGNTVHGAVILEDSVAIEVFSPVREDYLPDEKKDD from the coding sequence ATGTTCTATCGAAGATGTGATGACGGCTATAGGACCAGGGCGCCAGGGATATCGCGGAAGACGCTTACCTATGGTAACCACACGCTCTTCACCGAATTCCGACTGAAGGCGGACTGCCTCTTTCCCAGCCATTCCCATCTCCAGGAGCAGACCGGATATCTCGTGTCGGGGTCGATGCGCCTGACCATCGGGACGGAAGAGTCAATGGTCGGCCCGGGAGATAGCTGGAACATACCTGGCAACACCGTTCATGGAGCGGTCATACTGGAAGATTCGGTGGCTATCGAGGTCTTCTCCCCGGTCCGGGAGGATTACCTACCGGATGAAAAGAAGGATGACTGA
- a CDS encoding ribonuclease III domain-containing protein has protein sequence METIEEYVKDLLVTDSDGKILAQALTPKSAGVPNNERLEFLGNAVLNMRVAEAIFDLEQEFAPGTMSLMCNYLRSNPVLVMAGREGGLAVMLAMHHGDAGAKVTDKMVSTAFEAIVGMLYQHVGYEAASGFIDRFLLTDDLLSGSTSGKGPITDLKELVDRNRELVVTHNVSERTEDGQLIFRHTTTINGRTVEGEGRTKKKAEAIAAVKALKEAGTMDVQ, from the coding sequence ATGGAGACCATCGAGGAGTACGTCAAGGACCTGCTGGTAACGGACAGCGACGGAAAGATCCTGGCACAGGCATTGACCCCCAAATCTGCCGGAGTGCCGAACAACGAAAGGCTGGAATTCCTGGGCAATGCCGTTCTCAACATGCGAGTGGCCGAGGCCATCTTTGACCTGGAACAGGAGTTCGCGCCGGGCACCATGTCCCTGATGTGCAATTATCTTAGAAGCAACCCGGTCCTGGTCATGGCGGGTAGGGAGGGCGGACTCGCCGTAATGCTGGCCATGCATCACGGAGATGCGGGGGCCAAGGTCACCGACAAGATGGTGTCGACGGCATTCGAAGCGATCGTCGGGATGCTATACCAGCACGTGGGGTATGAGGCGGCGAGCGGTTTCATTGACCGGTTCCTTCTGACGGATGACCTCTTGTCGGGCTCGACCAGCGGCAAGGGACCGATCACGGACCTGAAGGAACTGGTGGACCGGAACCGGGAACTGGTCGTCACCCATAACGTGTCCGAGCGCACCGAAGATGGACAGCTGATCTTCCGCCATACGACCACGATAAACGGGAGAACGGTGGAGGGCGAGGGCCGGACCAAGAAGAAGGCCGAGGCCATAGCGGCGGTGAAGGCCCTGAAAGAGGCCGGGACCATGGATGTTCAATGA
- a CDS encoding metallophosphoesterase yields MVVSDVHLGSVNSHKDPFKSFLRSLLEDGELTDLVLLGDIVEMWHRDASGVFLENMDTMELLLALKERMNVHWVAGNHDYHLLKLKNRAPHYNYPFEFHETLELTDGLHTYRFMHGYEFEYGSETKFIRPILEILCHVMSDSDGIPKDDVWTYLAKKMGDVQYSVIAERGEEGKLKLTTGSIEDGPEIRLKNRIEGIEKLAYAEVHGRPKEILVFGHTHNPFISQEGNLINTGSWVTEGTPPNTYVVLQAGRPRLFVYEGEEILERKVMNHP; encoded by the coding sequence GTGGTAGTATCCGATGTCCACCTGGGGAGCGTGAACAGCCATAAAGATCCCTTCAAATCGTTCCTGCGATCTCTCCTCGAAGATGGAGAACTGACCGACCTGGTGCTCCTGGGCGATATCGTGGAGATGTGGCATCGGGATGCGTCGGGCGTGTTCCTGGAGAACATGGACACGATGGAATTGCTCTTGGCGCTCAAGGAAAGGATGAACGTCCACTGGGTGGCGGGCAACCACGACTACCACCTATTGAAACTGAAGAACCGGGCCCCGCATTACAACTACCCGTTCGAGTTCCATGAGACCCTGGAACTGACGGATGGGCTGCATACCTACCGCTTCATGCACGGATATGAGTTCGAGTACGGGAGCGAGACCAAGTTCATCAGGCCGATACTCGAGATCCTGTGCCATGTCATGTCTGATTCCGATGGAATACCGAAGGACGACGTCTGGACATACCTGGCCAAGAAGATGGGCGACGTGCAGTACTCCGTCATCGCCGAGCGGGGGGAGGAAGGGAAGCTCAAGCTGACCACCGGGAGCATCGAGGACGGGCCCGAGATAAGGCTGAAGAACCGCATCGAAGGCATCGAGAAACTTGCCTATGCCGAGGTCCATGGGAGGCCGAAAGAGATCCTGGTGTTCGGCCATACGCATAATCCGTTCATCAGTCAGGAGGGGAACCTGATCAACACCGGTTCATGGGTCACCGAAGGGACGCCTCCCAACACCTATGTCGTCCTGCAGGCGGGGAGACCAAGGCTGTTCGTATACGAAGGAGAGGAGATCTTGGAGCGTAAGGTCATGAACCATCCATAG
- a CDS encoding DUF2164 domain-containing protein encodes MGVNDKIRLTKEQRTDMITSIKRYFQKERGEAIGDLGAGLLLDFIIERLAPEFYNQGVNDSAKYIGDRIEDMMSIQIIRPK; translated from the coding sequence ATGGGCGTCAATGACAAGATCAGATTGACCAAGGAGCAAAGGACAGACATGATAACCTCGATCAAGAGGTATTTCCAAAAGGAAAGGGGGGAGGCGATCGGCGATCTCGGGGCCGGCCTGCTGCTGGACTTCATCATTGAGAGACTGGCCCCGGAGTTCTACAACCAGGGGGTCAACGATTCGGCGAAGTACATCGGCGATAGGATAGAGGACATGATGTCTATCCAGATCATAAGACCGAAGTGA
- a CDS encoding UDP-2,3-diacylglucosamine diphosphatase codes for MVVSDVHLGSASCDRASFNSFLSSLREDPEITDLVLLGDIVDMWRRDASGVFLENMDTIQLIKDLQGKIKVHWVAGNHDYHLLKLKNRAPHYRYPFEFKQELELVDSGRTIRFMHGYEFEYGHELRIIRPSMDILCHFMSDVDGVREEELWTYLRRRFLDLHYTVFTQHLERRLKRRSRSLNDGPEERLAQNRLEVVEKRAHEEVRSKPGQLLVFGHTHHPFISKGEDLVNTGSWVTESKIYKTYVVLEGGRPHLFVYGGGEIMDRQEIP; via the coding sequence GTGGTCGTTTCTGATGTCCATCTAGGCAGCGCGAGTTGTGACCGGGCTTCCTTCAACTCGTTCCTAAGTTCCCTGCGCGAAGACCCTGAGATCACGGACCTTGTGCTCCTGGGGGACATCGTGGACATGTGGCGGAGGGACGCCTCGGGTGTGTTCCTGGAGAACATGGACACCATACAGCTCATCAAGGACCTGCAGGGAAAAATAAAAGTGCATTGGGTGGCCGGAAATCATGACTATCACCTACTGAAATTGAAGAACCGGGCCCCGCATTACCGGTATCCTTTCGAGTTCAAACAAGAATTGGAACTGGTAGACAGCGGCCGTACCATCAGGTTCATGCATGGCTACGAGTTCGAATATGGGCATGAACTCAGGATCATAAGACCTTCGATGGATATCCTGTGCCACTTCATGTCCGACGTTGATGGGGTCCGGGAGGAGGAACTGTGGACCTACCTGCGGAGAAGATTCCTGGACCTACATTATACTGTTTTCACCCAACACCTGGAGAGGCGGCTCAAAAGGCGGTCCCGGAGCCTGAATGATGGACCCGAGGAAAGACTGGCACAGAACCGGCTTGAGGTGGTCGAGAAGCGCGCCCATGAGGAGGTGCGGAGCAAACCTGGCCAACTCCTTGTCTTCGGCCACACACATCACCCTTTCATCAGCAAAGGAGAGGATCTGGTCAACACCGGCTCGTGGGTGACCGAGTCGAAGATCTACAAGACCTATGTGGTGCTGGAAGGAGGAAGGCCGCACCTGTTCGTGTATGGGGGAGGCGAGATCATGGATAGGCAGGAGATACCCTAG
- a CDS encoding lipopolysaccharide kinase InaA family protein, with amino-acid sequence MTEEEREEIVAYAVSNVPKEGIHSLYAFGPKVAGYGTDTSSYDLVIVTKGLPNIEADPKGTKPDAHSYILVEEKELLAAVDGGGSGEKALSNLLNIYEPLVNQEFIRQVELSYKRRIIAEVLFELQSDYDDLSSNFIIPYEYFLFDKLHKMALAHPDEVEGYVRTYSGARKERNLTFALKGFQEASEKLAAQAVIDRSNDSVRIPGGRVKRLEALDDLGKLYPQTAKEMTRNTLHSSASKVGIQPKTQPIPEASIHQKIWTMVELERPKKLLRLEEGVVFDDASKMIEELAQINGFAGAYEHEEKKMGDFTNSSKGLEIKGGGRQAKFIMKPFPELKSAKWFILNIWSLAAKSFNMAPLSRLNREIEAVTRLRGLGIRTHRIAGIILEDRTLVTEYTEGTPLDRYVQEIFEGKSTDTGHIEEYARVLGKMHRAGMVYGDTKPANALIGKDGLYLLDLEQAEEGGDKAWDLAEFLYYSARSAEKEAGMKLVADSFLAAYREQNGSQTIAKARKIRYMNPFLIFVKRKMRRVVRESLERHSSPDIQQRRVLES; translated from the coding sequence TTGACCGAGGAAGAGAGGGAAGAGATCGTCGCCTATGCCGTGTCTAACGTTCCCAAGGAAGGGATCCATTCCCTGTATGCGTTCGGTCCGAAGGTGGCTGGCTATGGGACGGATACCTCTTCCTATGACCTTGTAATAGTCACCAAAGGCCTCCCGAACATCGAAGCGGACCCTAAAGGAACAAAGCCCGATGCTCATTCATATATCCTCGTCGAAGAGAAAGAGCTTCTTGCAGCGGTCGATGGCGGCGGTTCGGGTGAAAAGGCCCTGAGCAACCTTCTGAACATCTACGAACCACTGGTCAATCAAGAGTTCATCCGCCAGGTTGAGCTGAGCTACAAAAGGAGGATAATTGCCGAGGTCCTTTTCGAGCTTCAATCAGACTACGACGATCTCTCCTCGAACTTCATAATTCCCTATGAATACTTTTTATTCGATAAGCTGCACAAAATGGCCTTGGCCCATCCTGATGAGGTCGAGGGATACGTACGCACTTACAGCGGCGCTAGGAAGGAACGTAACCTGACATTCGCCCTCAAAGGATTTCAAGAGGCCTCAGAGAAACTCGCTGCCCAAGCGGTGATCGATAGGTCGAACGATTCGGTCCGGATCCCAGGGGGCCGTGTTAAACGATTGGAAGCCCTTGACGATCTCGGCAAGCTGTATCCCCAGACCGCGAAAGAGATGACCCGGAACACTCTTCATTCCTCAGCTAGCAAGGTAGGCATCCAGCCCAAGACCCAACCCATTCCGGAGGCTTCGATCCATCAAAAGATCTGGACCATGGTCGAGCTTGAACGGCCCAAGAAATTGCTCCGACTTGAAGAGGGGGTGGTCTTTGACGATGCCAGTAAGATGATCGAAGAGTTGGCCCAGATAAATGGTTTCGCTGGAGCCTACGAACACGAAGAGAAGAAGATGGGAGACTTCACCAATTCCAGTAAGGGGTTGGAGATCAAGGGGGGAGGGAGGCAAGCGAAGTTCATCATGAAGCCCTTCCCAGAGCTGAAGTCAGCGAAGTGGTTCATTCTGAACATTTGGTCTCTTGCCGCTAAGAGCTTCAATATGGCCCCGTTATCGAGGCTGAACCGGGAGATCGAGGCGGTCACACGGCTTCGTGGGCTCGGGATCAGGACCCACCGCATTGCCGGGATCATTTTGGAGGACAGGACCCTGGTGACCGAGTATACTGAAGGCACTCCCCTCGATCGGTACGTCCAGGAGATATTCGAGGGGAAGTCCACCGATACCGGCCATATTGAGGAATACGCCCGGGTGCTGGGAAAGATGCACCGTGCCGGTATGGTCTATGGGGACACGAAGCCAGCGAACGCACTCATAGGAAAGGACGGACTCTATCTATTGGACCTGGAGCAGGCAGAGGAAGGAGGGGATAAAGCCTGGGACCTGGCCGAATTCCTCTACTATTCGGCGAGGTCCGCTGAGAAGGAGGCAGGGATGAAGCTAGTCGCCGATTCCTTCCTGGCAGCCTACCGGGAACAAAATGGCAGCCAGACCATAGCCAAAGCGAGAAAGATAAGGTACATGAATCCGTTCTTGATCTTCGTAAAGCGAAAGATGAGACGCGTGGTGAGGGAATCTCTCGAGAGACACTCCTCACCCGATATCCAACAACGAAGAGTTTTAGAATCATGA
- a CDS encoding metallophosphoesterase has translation MVVSDVHLGSDKCDKTAFNGFLNSLGEDNDLTDLVLLGDIVDMWRRDASGVFLENMDTVRIIKDLGNRINVHWVAGNHDYHLLKLKNRAPHYNYPFEFHETLELTDGPHTYRFMHGYEFEYGDEIRFIKPILEMLCHVMSDAEGVPEDEMWVSITKIMADIHYSAFSHLLEGKDLTVNRRSLHDTPAERLKDKLEKLEARSFDEIRGKAGTVLVFGHTHHPFINIGESLVNAGSWVRDAEPHNTFVVLEEGKPRLFVFGGREITERIEIV, from the coding sequence ATGGTCGTTTCGGATGTCCACCTGGGGAGCGATAAGTGCGATAAGACGGCCTTCAACGGGTTCTTGAACTCTCTTGGGGAAGACAACGATCTGACCGACCTGGTGCTCCTGGGGGACATCGTGGACATGTGGCGGAGGGACGCCTCGGGTGTGTTCCTGGAGAACATGGATACGGTGAGGATCATCAAGGACCTTGGTAATAGGATAAATGTCCACTGGGTGGCGGGCAACCACGACTACCACCTATTGAAACTGAAGAACCGGGCCCCGCATTACAACTACCCGTTCGAGTTCCATGAAACCTTGGAACTGACTGATGGACCTCATACCTACCGCTTCATGCACGGATATGAGTTCGAGTATGGGGACGAAATAAGGTTCATCAAGCCGATCCTGGAGATGCTGTGCCATGTCATGTCCGATGCCGAGGGCGTGCCGGAGGACGAGATGTGGGTGAGCATAACGAAAATCATGGCCGACATTCACTATTCAGCATTCTCGCACTTACTGGAAGGAAAGGACCTTACCGTCAACCGGAGAAGTCTTCATGATACGCCAGCCGAGCGTCTGAAAGATAAATTGGAGAAGCTGGAGGCGCGATCTTTCGATGAGATCAGAGGCAAAGCGGGAACCGTCCTCGTATTCGGCCATACGCATCACCCATTCATAAATATCGGAGAGAGCCTGGTCAATGCCGGATCCTGGGTCAGGGACGCTGAACCTCACAACACCTTCGTGGTGCTGGAAGAGGGAAAGCCCAGGCTGTTCGTGTTCGGCGGCAGGGAGATCACCGAGAGGATCGAGATCGTTTAA